A window from Apteryx mantelli isolate bAptMan1 chromosome 15, bAptMan1.hap1, whole genome shotgun sequence encodes these proteins:
- the SPG21 gene encoding maspardin, whose translation MGEIKVSPDYNWFRSTVPLKKIIVDDDDSKVWSLYDAGPRSIRCPLIFLPPVSGTADVFFQQILALTGWGYRVIALQYPVYWDHLEFCDGFRKLLDHLQLDKVHLFGASLGGFLAQKFAEYTHKSPRVQSLILCNAFSDTSIFNQTWTANSFWLMPAFMLKKIVLGNFASGPVDPEMADGIDFMVDRLESLGQSELASRLTLNCQNSYVEPHKIRDIPVTIMDVFDQSALSTEAKEEMYKLYPNGRRAHLKTGGNFPYLCRSAEVNLYIQIHLLQFHGTRYAAIDPSMVSAEELEVQKISLHASSEQEEQ comes from the exons ATGGGAGAGATTAAAGTCTCTCCTGACTATAACTGGTTCAGAAGCACAGTTCCTCTTAAAAAG ATAATAGTGGACGATGATGACAGTAAAGTCTGGTCACTGTATGATGCAGGACCTAGGAGCATTCGGTGCCCACTCATATTTCTTCCTCCTGTAAGTGGAACTGCAGATGTATTTTTCCAGCAGATTTTGGCCCTGACTGGATGGGGTTACAGAGTTATCGCT TTGCAGTATCCGGTGTATTGGGATCACCTTGAGTTCTGTGATGGATTCAGAAAACTGTTAGATCACCTTCAGTTGGATAAA GTTCACCTTTTTGGAGCTTCTCTGGGAGGCTTTTTGGCTCAAAAATTTGCTGAATACACACACAAATCTCCCAGAGTTCAATCTCTGATCCTATGTAATGCCTTTAGTGACACTTCTATCTTCAATCAGACATGGACAGCAAACAG CTTTTGGCTGATGCCTGCTTTTATGCTGAAAAAAATTGTCCTTGGGAATTTTGCATCTGGTCCGGTAGATCCTGAAATGGCCGATGGGATTGATTTCATGGTGGACAGG CTGGAGAGCCTGGGCCAGAGTGAGCTAGCTTCAAGACTTACCCTCAACTGCCAGAATTCCTATGTAGAACCTCATAAAATTCGAGACATTCCTGTAACTATTATGGAT GTGTTTGACCAGAGTGCGCTTTCAactgaagcaaaagaagaaatgtatAAGCTTTATCCTAATGGCAGAAGAGCACATCTCAAAACAGGAGGCAACTTCCCGTATCTCTGCAGGAGTGCTGAAGTCAACCTGTATATTCAA ATCCATTTACTGCAGTTCCATGGTACCCGGTATGCAGCCATTGATCCCTCTATGGTTAGTGCAGAAGAACTGGAAGTCCAAAAGATCAGTCTTCATGCTAGCAGTGAGCAAGAAGAGCAGTAG